The proteins below are encoded in one region of Pseudoduganella armeniaca:
- the garD gene encoding galactarate dehydratase gives MTASTPRRIHMHENDNVAIVVNDGGLPAGTVFADGLTLVEGVPQGHKVALVDLAQGDAVIRYNVTIGRAARAIPKGSWVSEQLLEMPPARELDNLPIATVKPAPLPPLEGYTFQGYRNEDGSVGTRNILAITTTVQCVSGVVDFAVKRIKAELLPRYPNVDDVVGLEHTYGCGVAIDAPNAMVPIRTLHNISKNPNFGGQAMVVSLGCEKLQPTRLFPKGSIPIRKADNTIADEAPVVCLQDNHHVGFMSMIDSIMQTAEQQLEVLNRRQRVTCPASDLVVGVQCGGSDAFSGVTANPAVGFATDLLVRAGATVMFSEVTEVRDGIDQLTSRAVNEEVAQAMIREMDWYDNYLKRGGVDRSANTTPGNKKGGLSNIVEKAMGSIVKSGSSPISGVLSPGEKLTTKGLIYAATPASDFICGTLQLAAGMNLHIFTTGRGTPYGLAEVPVIKVATRDDLARRWHDLMDVNAGRIATGEATIESVGWELFQLMLDVASGKKTWAEHWKLHNALVLFNPAPVT, from the coding sequence ATGACAGCGAGCACCCCGCGCCGTATCCACATGCACGAGAACGACAATGTGGCGATCGTCGTCAACGATGGCGGCCTGCCCGCTGGCACCGTGTTTGCCGATGGCCTGACGCTCGTCGAAGGCGTCCCGCAAGGCCATAAGGTGGCGCTGGTGGACCTGGCGCAGGGCGACGCCGTGATCCGCTATAACGTGACGATCGGCCGCGCCGCGCGGGCCATTCCGAAAGGCAGCTGGGTCTCCGAGCAGCTGCTGGAAATGCCACCGGCGCGGGAGCTGGACAACCTTCCTATCGCCACCGTCAAGCCGGCCCCGCTGCCGCCGCTGGAGGGCTATACGTTCCAGGGCTACCGCAACGAGGACGGTTCCGTCGGCACCCGCAATATCCTGGCGATCACGACGACCGTGCAGTGCGTGTCCGGCGTGGTCGACTTTGCCGTCAAGCGCATCAAGGCCGAACTGCTGCCGCGCTATCCGAACGTGGACGACGTGGTCGGCCTGGAGCATACGTATGGCTGCGGCGTGGCGATCGACGCGCCGAATGCGATGGTGCCGATCCGCACGCTGCACAACATCAGCAAGAATCCGAACTTCGGCGGCCAGGCGATGGTCGTCTCGCTCGGCTGCGAGAAGCTGCAGCCCACCCGCCTGTTCCCGAAAGGTTCGATCCCGATCCGCAAGGCCGACAACACGATCGCCGACGAGGCGCCGGTGGTCTGCCTGCAGGACAACCACCACGTGGGCTTCATGTCGATGATCGACTCGATCATGCAGACGGCCGAGCAGCAGCTGGAAGTGCTGAACCGGCGCCAGCGCGTCACGTGTCCGGCGTCCGACCTGGTCGTCGGCGTGCAGTGCGGCGGCAGCGACGCCTTTTCGGGCGTGACGGCCAATCCGGCCGTCGGCTTCGCCACCGACCTGCTGGTGCGCGCGGGCGCCACCGTGATGTTCTCGGAAGTGACGGAGGTGCGGGACGGTATCGACCAGCTGACGTCGCGCGCCGTCAACGAGGAGGTGGCGCAAGCCATGATCCGCGAGATGGACTGGTACGACAATTACCTGAAGCGGGGCGGCGTCGACCGCAGCGCCAATACCACGCCGGGGAACAAGAAGGGCGGGCTGTCCAACATCGTCGAGAAGGCGATGGGCTCGATCGTCAAATCCGGCAGCAGCCCGATCTCGGGCGTGCTGTCGCCGGGCGAGAAGCTGACGACAAAGGGCCTGATCTACGCGGCCACGCCGGCGTCCGACTTCATCTGCGGCACGCTGCAGCTGGCGGCCGGCATGAACCTGCACATCTTCACGACGGGCCGCGGCACGCCGTACGGCCTGGCCGAAGTCCCCGTCATCAAGGTGGCCACGCGCGACGACCTGGCGCGCCGCTGGCACGACTTGATGGACGTGAACGCGGGCCGCATCGCGACCGGCGAGGCGACGATCGAAAGCGTCGGCTGGGAGTTGTTCCAGCTGATGCTCGATGTCGCCAGCGGCAAGAAGACGTGGGCCGAGCACTGGAAGCTGCACAATGCGCTGGTGCTGTTCAATCCCGCGCCGGTGACGTGA
- a CDS encoding NAD-dependent epimerase/dehydratase family protein yields the protein MTTKKPFKRLLLTGAAGGLGKILRERIKPWADVVRLSDIGDLGEAREGEEIVQCDLADKPAVLAMMEGVDAVLHFGGISTENTFENIMHANIQGTYNIYEAAHRHGVKRIVFASSNHAIGFYPQTQVIDADDPPRPDSMYGLSKVFGEQLSRYYFDRAGIETVCLRIGSSFPAVNNPRMMCTWLSYDDLVEALRVSLLTPRVGHTILFGASNNKRQWWDNRKAAHLGFQPKDSSEQFRADVPETGEYPPEDDAASNYHGGKFIFDGPMYK from the coding sequence ATGACGACGAAAAAACCATTCAAGCGCCTGCTGCTGACGGGCGCCGCCGGCGGCCTGGGCAAGATCCTGCGCGAACGCATCAAGCCCTGGGCCGACGTGGTGCGCCTGTCCGACATCGGCGACCTGGGCGAGGCACGCGAGGGCGAGGAAATCGTCCAGTGCGACCTAGCCGACAAGCCCGCCGTGCTGGCCATGATGGAAGGCGTGGACGCGGTGCTGCACTTCGGTGGCATCTCGACGGAGAACACGTTCGAGAACATCATGCACGCCAATATCCAGGGCACTTACAACATCTATGAGGCCGCGCACCGCCATGGCGTCAAGCGCATCGTGTTCGCCAGCTCGAACCACGCGATCGGCTTCTATCCGCAGACGCAAGTCATCGACGCGGACGATCCGCCCCGGCCGGATTCGATGTACGGCCTGTCGAAAGTATTCGGCGAGCAGCTGTCGCGCTACTACTTCGACCGCGCCGGCATCGAGACGGTCTGCCTGCGCATCGGCTCGTCGTTCCCGGCCGTGAACAACCCGCGCATGATGTGCACGTGGCTGTCGTACGACGACCTGGTCGAGGCGCTGCGCGTCTCGCTGCTGACGCCGCGCGTCGGCCACACGATCCTGTTCGGCGCCTCCAACAACAAGCGCCAGTGGTGGGACAACCGCAAGGCGGCGCACCTGGGCTTCCAGCCGAAGGACAGCTCGGAGCAGTTCCGTGCCGACGTGCCGGAAACGGGCGAGTATCCGCCAGAGGACGATGCGGCCAGCAACTACCACGGCGGCAAGTTCATCTTTGATGGGCCGATGTACAAGTAA
- a CDS encoding FadR/GntR family transcriptional regulator has protein sequence MQKRPPIGTPDPASHEPRLYRVVADRIQALIAAEGIPAGARLPSERDLATRLAVSRASLREALIALELGGVIEVRGGSGVYVSEVPQAPSKLPEGGPGPFEVLSARRLIEGEIAAMAARTATDGAIDAILKAVEEMEAHHANKTTNELADRNFHLAIGRATGNGAMVGSLEYLWDQRGRLWHKLKEHFQTEELRQETLKDHRRIFEAIAAHDPAAARKAMRAHLERVTRTFSRG, from the coding sequence ATGCAGAAGAGGCCCCCCATCGGCACGCCTGATCCGGCCAGCCACGAACCGCGGCTGTACCGCGTCGTGGCGGACCGCATCCAGGCGCTGATCGCGGCCGAAGGCATTCCTGCTGGCGCCCGCCTGCCGTCCGAGCGCGATCTCGCGACCCGGCTGGCGGTCAGCCGGGCTTCGCTGCGCGAAGCGCTGATCGCGCTGGAGCTGGGTGGCGTCATCGAGGTGCGCGGTGGCTCGGGCGTGTACGTCAGCGAAGTGCCGCAAGCGCCGTCGAAACTGCCCGAAGGCGGACCGGGGCCGTTCGAGGTGCTGTCGGCGCGCCGCCTGATCGAAGGCGAGATCGCGGCGATGGCGGCGCGCACGGCCACGGATGGCGCGATCGACGCGATCCTGAAAGCGGTGGAGGAAATGGAGGCGCACCACGCCAACAAGACCACCAACGAACTGGCGGACCGCAACTTCCACCTGGCGATCGGCCGCGCGACCGGCAACGGCGCCATGGTCGGTTCGCTGGAATACTTGTGGGACCAGCGCGGCCGCCTGTGGCACAAATTGAAGGAGCATTTCCAGACCGAGGAGCTGCGGCAGGAAACGCTGAAGGACCATCGCCGTATCTTCGAGGCGATCGCGGCGCACGACCCGGCCGCGGCGCGCAAGGCGATGCGCGCGCATCTCGAGCGCGTGACGCGCACGTTCTCGCGCGGCTAG